AGGCCGCCGAGCAGCAATTCCAACGGCTGGGCAAAACCGTGGTCGACCTGCATGCGGTAGGACACGGCGGCGTCCACACCTGCCTGCAGTACTGCATCGGCGCAGGCCTCGGCGATGTCACGCGGCACGTCCAGCGGGCCGGCGGCACTGTTGAAGTCACCGATGGCGGTGGCGCCCATGCCGATACAGAAGGCTGGCATCACATCGTAGAAAAAGCCGTTGTAGTGGTCCGGGGCGAACAGGACCACCAACTCTGGGTCGAACACGGCAATGCGCGTACGGGCGGCGCTGACCACCTCGTCCACTTCTGCCAGCACGGCTTGCGCCGGGTCGACGTACCCCACCAGCGGGGTGTGCGAGAGGCAATGCAGGTAGGCGCTCATCTCAGGCCACCTTCGCCGCCAGCGGCGCCTGCTGGGTGGCCTGAGGCGTGGCAGCCAACGCCTGCAACAGCGCATCGCTGGCCTGGCCGATGGTCTGCGGGATGGCCACGGCGCCGACGAAGCGGTCCGGGCGCAGCAGCGCGATGGACACCGGGAAGCGGCCGAACCACTCCTTGAGGCGACCACTGCAGTCGCCCACACGAATCACGCCGTCCGGCACTTCGCGCCCGGCCTGCAGTTGCACCTGCGGCAGCACCTGGATAAAGCACGCGCCCAACGCACGCCACGCCTGCACCTGCTCGGCACTCAGGCCCCAGAGCGGGTCGCTGCCCCAGGCGATGAAGGCGAAGTTGCTGCCGATCACATCGTCCAGCAGGCGCGTCTCACCCGCTTCGGTGACCACCTTGGGCTGGATGAACATGCGCCCGACCGGCGTGGCCTTGTTGTTCGGTTCGGCCACCAGTGCGCCCTTGGCGTATTGCGGCATGGGTTTGAAGCGCATTTCGAGGAAGTAGCGCTTGACCGCCGGCAGGTAGTTCAACGCCCACGACACGCCATCACGCAGGGTGCCCTGCCAGCGCTTGGGCGGCGCCAGCACGTGGCCGGCAAGCACCGACAGGTCGATCATCGCCTTGGCATGGTCGCGCCGTTCCTGCTCGTAGGTGTCGAGCAGCGCCTCGCCGGCCAGGCCCTTGGCCACCAGCGCCAGCTTCCAGCCAAGGTTGCTGGCATCGCGCATGCCGCTGTTGTAACCCTGGCCCTGCCACACTGGCATGATGTGTGCGGCGTCGCCGGCCAACAGCACGCGCTTGTCCCGGAACCGGCCGGCCAGGCGGGCGTTATGGGTGTACACACGCTTGCGGATCAGCTCGACCCGGTCCGGGTCCGGCAGCACCTTGGCCAGCAGCTTGCGCAGGTTCTCCGGCTGGCTCAGCTGGGCCTCGGTCTCGCCTGGCATCACCATGAACTCGAAACGGCGCACGCCGTGAGGCAACGCAGCCGACACGTACGGGCGCACCGGGTCGCAGCACAGGTACACGTTCGGCGTGCCCAGCGGGTCGTTGGCGATGTCGATGACGATCCACTGGTTGGGCGCGGTCTTGCCTTCGAAGGAAATATCCAGGCTGCGGCGGATCAGGCTGTTGCCGCCGTCACAGGCCACCAGGTAACGGGCACGCACGCTTTGCTGACGGCCTTCGGGGCCGTTCATGCGCAGGCTCACGCCCTGCTCGTCCTGCTGGAACTCGACTACATCGCGGGAGAACAGCGTGCGTACCTTGGCAAACCGCGCCAGGCCTTGGTACAGCACAGCATCCACCTGGGGCTGGATGAACGCATTGCGCCGCGACCAGCCGAACTCGTCGGTCATCGGCTGGATGTCGGCGAAGCAGCGGCCCTTGGGCGTCAGGAAGCGCATGGCGTGCCATGGCGTGGTGTGCGGCAGCACCTGCTCGACCAGGCCGATGGCCTGCACGGTGCGCAGCGACTCGTCGTCGATGCCGATGGCGCGAGGGTAGTCGATCAGTTGGTCGAGCTTCTCGATCTGCAGCACCTGCACGCCGGCCTGGCCCAGGTAATTGGCGATCGCCAGCCCGACCGGGCCGGCACCGATGACCACCACGTCAGCGGTGTAGTCGGCCTGAAGATGATCTGGATGTGACGTGTTCATTGTTGTAATCCTCGACACCGCCCAACGGCGCGCCCGGTAATTCCAGGCAAGCCGCTACCGTTCTCGCGCAGGCAGGCGCAAGGCAGTTGAGTGGGCGTTTTGGCTGGTACGGGTGTTAGCGCATCGACGCTACGCTTAGGTGTTGGAAGGTGCAGGCAACGGGTAAGGACGGCAGGCAGGCATGGCGCATGGTGTGTTCCCCTGTCAGGGCATTTGTAGTTGTTGCAGCGAGTATAGAAATGGCGCTGCCAGCTCGACAATGAAAAACCACCCTATCGTGCACTAAGTGCACATCACTGTTTTAATTGAAAATAATCATCTAAAAGCCGGCCGCGAGCGCCACCTCAAACCGCGCGAGAGGGTTGAGGCGCAACAGCGCAGCGCGGCCGGTATCGATCCACTTGTCCAGGGCAATTTTCTTGTGCAGCAAGACTGAATCAGAAGCTGTAGTTCAACTGCAGGCCCAGGCCATTGACCGTATTCTGGTAGGTGGCGCTGTAACCTGGACGCAGGCCACCCTGTGACGTGGCCTGGGAGACCTTTACCGGGTCTTCGTGGATGTAGCCGTAAGCCAGATCCAGTGAGGCCTGATCGGTCATTTGCCAGTTCAGGCCCAGGGTGAAGATCTTGCGGTCCCCGGTCGGCGCGCGGGTGGAGCTGTACTGATTCGGCATAGGGGTCGGCTCATAGGCGATGCCTGCACGCACCTTCCATGCTGTGTTCAGGCGATAGGCCATGCCCGTGGAGAACGACCAGGTATCCCGCCACTTCAGCGTCTCGACGATCGTGCCAAAGTCGGCGTAGGCCCGTGGTACACCGGAGTTCAGCACCCGCAGCTCCTGCACCTGGCTCCAGCGACTCCACAGCGCGCCGGCGGAAACATCCAGGCGATCGTTGATCCGCCAGGTTGCCGAGGCATCGATGGATTCCGGCGTGGTGAATTCCAGGCTCGCATCATATTTGCCGTTGAGGCCCGGCAGCCCCAGCGCCGGAATCGGTGACAGCAGCCCGTTGGCGCCGGATACCTTGGTCTTGCCCTTCAAGTTGAAGTCCACCTTGGAGTGATACGTCAGGCCAAGGGTCAGGTCGTCGAACGGATCGAACAGGATGCCCAGGTTGAACCCCAGGGCAGTGTCGTTGCCGGTGACTTTGACCGTACCGTCGCCCCGCCCGCCCACCGCGCTGTTGGCGATCTTGCTTTCGAGTAGCCCGTCGATGTGGTTGATCGTAGGTCCGAACCCCACGGACAACCGATCATTGATCCGGTAACTGACTGTCGGCTGCAGGGTGACGACTTTCACCTGAGTCTGCGAGCTGCGGTAGCGTCCCTGGAAGCTGCTCTCATAATCCGTGCTGCCGCCAAAAGGTGCGTAAACGCCAAAACCCACGTGCCAGTCGTCGTTGAGTTGCAGGGTGTAGAAACCCGCTGGCACCACAATGGGCTTGGGCACCATGTCGCCTTGCGAAGTGCCTGACACGCGGGTGTCGACCTTGCTGATGCGCGAACTCACATCGATGAAACTGACACCGCCACTGATGTGCTCACCCGCCAGGCGCGACATCCCTGCCGGGTTGCCATAAACGATGGACGCATCCTGTACGTCAGAGGCGCGACCGGAATAGGCCTTGCCGGCTGCACTGATGCTCTGCTCGTTGATTTGCAGGCCGTTGGCCAGCAGTTGGGTGGAGGTGAGGCATAGCCCCAGCACGCAAAGCTGATTTTTTATTGTCATGATCTGGCTCTTTTTATTTTTTTCAGTACCGAGGCGAACACCCGGGGACAGCGGTGGGAACTTCGGATTCAATGACCTGCAGCGTCACCGGCAAACCGCTGGCGGCCCGCTGGTTCAGCGCTTTCGCAGCCGCTCGGCGAGGGCGCCGATCGGTCGCCCCATGCTGCGCCGTAACCGTTGCGAGAAGGATTCGCCCTGGTAGATCGGCGCGGGTGTCACGGTTTCATTTGGCTGGCGGTACTGCGGGAATAGACTCAGCGCATGACCTCGGTTGATGCCGTGCAGGATCGCCGGCGACCACATGTCCAGGTTCTCCAGCGTGCGGCATTGCAACACCGTGGCGGGTGCCGGGGCGAAGGGATAGTCACTGCCGAAAAGAATGTGCGATGGCTCCACCAGTTCCTTGAGGACCGCCATGGAATAAGGTGACGGCGACAACGCCGTGTCGTAGTAAAAGCGCCGGATATAGGTCATCACGCCTTGCGGCGCCTGTTGCTGGAACTCTGGAAGCAGGTTGGCCAACGACACACGCCAGGCCACGAACGGCAGGAAGCCGCCGGAGTGGGCCAGAATCCAGCGGATGCCGGGATAGCGCTCCATCGTTCCGCTGAGGATCAGGTTGACTGCTGCGCGGGTGGTATCGCAGAGAAACTCGATGAGAAACCCCGGTGTCTGCAGGCCGATGCTTTCGCTGGTCTGGTGCATGTTGGGGTGGACCAGCACCACGGACTTACGACGATCAAGCTCGGCCATCAATTCGTCGAACCGCGGATCACCCAGGAACACCCCGTCCGTGCTGCCCAGCAAAACAATGCCCTCGGCCTTCAGCACGTCAAGCGCATGCACGGCCTCACGACATGCCGCATCGGTAAATGGCATCGGCAACACCGCGAAATTACCGAAGCGACTGGGGTAACGCGTGCGCATTTGCGCGGCGAAATCATTGCAGCGCCGCGCCAGCTCGCTGGCCTGCTGGACGCCATCGCCGAAGTGAACACCGGGTGCCGAGAGTGAAGTGATTGCTCGCTCGATCCCGTTGGCATCCATCACTTCGATGGACTTCTCCGGTGTCCAGTCTGGCAACGTGGCTCCGGCAACCTGGTGTAATCCTCTGGCATTCATGGCGTCGACGAATGCGGGCGGGATGATGTGATGGTGGATGTCGATACGGCCTTGCTTGATTGACATGCTGACTCTCTTGGTTGGGCTTCAACCGAGCAGTTGCAGGTAATGCGCTCGATGTGGCGGGCAGAACGGAATAACTCTACAGATCAATATTGAACACCAATGTTCAATATTGTCAATCGTCGACCCGCGCAGATTTGCTATATTTTGAACGCAATTGTTCAATGCACAGAAATTTCGTCGGAGCTCCTACCTTTGAAACTCACTCCCGTACAGAAGCGCATCCATGAGGCAGCGATCCGGCTGTTTGTCGAGAAGCGTGTCGAAGAGGTCAATGTCAGCGAACTGGCCCAGTTTGCTGGCGTGGCCCGCGGCACGATCTACAACAACCTCAACTCGGTGGCGTCGCTCTTCGAGGATGTCGCCAGCCAACTCAGTGCCGAAATGAACGACAGGGCCGCACGCAGCACGGATCCCGAAGCGACACCCGCCGTTCGCCTAGCCACCGGTATCCGGCTGTACATACGCCGCGCCCATGAAGAACCGCACTGGGGTGGCTTCATCGTGCGATACGGGGCCAGCAACGAGACGCTGCAGCAGTTGTGGAGCGGCCCGCCCATGCACGATGTGCTCAGCGGCTTGACCTGTGAGCAGTACAGCTTTGGGCAGGAGCAATTGCCTTCGGTGATGGCACTGATCGGTGGAGGCGTGCTGGGGGCGATGATGCTGGTACTTCAGGGGCAAAAGACCTGGCGCGATGCGGGCTCGGACATGGCCGAATTCGTGCTGAGAGCGCTTGGCGTGCCGGCCGATCAAGCGCGCAGCGCAGCCACTCAGGATCTGCCAGCACTCGCGATCTGATGCGCTTGCCTGACTCGCCCGCCTTGGCAGCGCGGGCGTGGTCGGCCAACGCTGCTTGCCCGCCTGAACATCCCGCCTGTCTCCAATTTGCCTCCCTCCCTGCTTTTGGTCGAAGACATCGTTCACAAAGCAGCCTTCTCATCGTCCGCCAAAAATCATATTTGAACACTACTGTTCAACAATGATCTCCAGTGTTAGAGTTTCTTCGAAATACGAACCCACTGCCCGGGTCGAAGTGACTTACGCCAGGAGCTGACAATGAACAATAAAGAACCTCTCCCCGCCTTGACCTCACGAACGGTGCAAGTGGGTCGTCGACAGATTTTCATCAGCGAAACGGGGATCGGTCATC
The window above is part of the Pseudomonas muyukensis genome. Proteins encoded here:
- a CDS encoding bifunctional 3-(3-hydroxy-phenyl)propionate/3-hydroxycinnamic acid hydroxylase, which encodes MNTSHPDHLQADYTADVVVIGAGPVGLAIANYLGQAGVQVLQIEKLDQLIDYPRAIGIDDESLRTVQAIGLVEQVLPHTTPWHAMRFLTPKGRCFADIQPMTDEFGWSRRNAFIQPQVDAVLYQGLARFAKVRTLFSRDVVEFQQDEQGVSLRMNGPEGRQQSVRARYLVACDGGNSLIRRSLDISFEGKTAPNQWIVIDIANDPLGTPNVYLCCDPVRPYVSAALPHGVRRFEFMVMPGETEAQLSQPENLRKLLAKVLPDPDRVELIRKRVYTHNARLAGRFRDKRVLLAGDAAHIMPVWQGQGYNSGMRDASNLGWKLALVAKGLAGEALLDTYEQERRDHAKAMIDLSVLAGHVLAPPKRWQGTLRDGVSWALNYLPAVKRYFLEMRFKPMPQYAKGALVAEPNNKATPVGRMFIQPKVVTEAGETRLLDDVIGSNFAFIAWGSDPLWGLSAEQVQAWRALGACFIQVLPQVQLQAGREVPDGVIRVGDCSGRLKEWFGRFPVSIALLRPDRFVGAVAIPQTIGQASDALLQALAATPQATQQAPLAAKVA
- a CDS encoding OmpP1/FadL family transporter; the protein is MTIKNQLCVLGLCLTSTQLLANGLQINEQSISAAGKAYSGRASDVQDASIVYGNPAGMSRLAGEHISGGVSFIDVSSRISKVDTRVSGTSQGDMVPKPIVVPAGFYTLQLNDDWHVGFGVYAPFGGSTDYESSFQGRYRSSQTQVKVVTLQPTVSYRINDRLSVGFGPTINHIDGLLESKIANSAVGGRGDGTVKVTGNDTALGFNLGILFDPFDDLTLGLTYHSKVDFNLKGKTKVSGANGLLSPIPALGLPGLNGKYDASLEFTTPESIDASATWRINDRLDVSAGALWSRWSQVQELRVLNSGVPRAYADFGTIVETLKWRDTWSFSTGMAYRLNTAWKVRAGIAYEPTPMPNQYSSTRAPTGDRKIFTLGLNWQMTDQASLDLAYGYIHEDPVKVSQATSQGGLRPGYSATYQNTVNGLGLQLNYSF
- a CDS encoding amidohydrolase family protein, translating into MSIKQGRIDIHHHIIPPAFVDAMNARGLHQVAGATLPDWTPEKSIEVMDANGIERAITSLSAPGVHFGDGVQQASELARRCNDFAAQMRTRYPSRFGNFAVLPMPFTDAACREAVHALDVLKAEGIVLLGSTDGVFLGDPRFDELMAELDRRKSVVLVHPNMHQTSESIGLQTPGFLIEFLCDTTRAAVNLILSGTMERYPGIRWILAHSGGFLPFVAWRVSLANLLPEFQQQAPQGVMTYIRRFYYDTALSPSPYSMAVLKELVEPSHILFGSDYPFAPAPATVLQCRTLENLDMWSPAILHGINRGHALSLFPQYRQPNETVTPAPIYQGESFSQRLRRSMGRPIGALAERLRKR